One Miscanthus floridulus cultivar M001 chromosome 11, ASM1932011v1, whole genome shotgun sequence DNA window includes the following coding sequences:
- the LOC136493784 gene encoding putative F-box/LRR-repeat protein At3g58880 isoform X1: MADLEFIHPDQAVEKATENTHTSALQHQHEDLALTQELEQGNLASTLEQEQEDRLSGLPDDILFSILERLELFEAARTSVLSTRWRYLFHFRSRINMDIRSFYKRYKGELSRDGVVQMNASMVKMVKNMLAHKIEYPISLLRVRFILMEECIDIIHCVDNAMANRKIAALHLLMRPEIMGVDCGEDDRINYGRQFMRFFDAGSHAFDGLSYLHIECVTLSINDMANVLDKCNKLQHLSLHRCDCGTQSVLNIEHAQLTTLKFSYCGFETVQLTCLPRLISVTCQAWTASENQYPLSFGYVPQLLKIILRNGCTVLHKVIQLSEFLSNLMIYELDLDFACERIWIQPESLKQAGPSLQNLQFLCLRGIHEECDLDWTLFVLEAAPLLKKMHVQVWNHRRCPHEEEVPLELYEALYQRTWIYDSLTWEAPSDLKHYGLDDLIIYGYQIEEKFTRYIRRIVEAAVNLERIILLDGATCERCKFSPSTRFPRTEEERSMTRKQILEWSSRPIKIGIAV, from the exons ATGGCGGATCTGGAATTCATCCACCCGGATCAGGCCGTCGAGAAGGCTACGGAG AACACTCATACATCAGCACTGCAACACCAACATGAAGATCTTGCTTTGACCCAGGAACTGGAGCAAGGCAATCTTGCATCAACACTCGAGCAGGAGCAAGAAGATAGGCTTAGTGGCCTTCCAGATGATATTCTCTTCTCCATCTTAGAGAGACTAGAATTATTCGAGGCTGCAAGGACTAGTGTTCTTTCAACACGGTGGAGGTATCTATTCCATTTCCGTTCAAGGATCAACATGGACATTCGATCATTCTATAAAAGATACAAGGGTGAGCTTTCTCGTGACGGTGTAGTGCAGATGAATGCTAGCATGGTCAAAATGGTAAAGAATATGTTGGCACACAAGATTGAATATCCTATCAGCCTTTTGAGGGTAAGGTTCATCTTGATGGAAGAGTGTATTGACATCATACATTGTGTTGACAATGCCATGGCAAACCGAAAAATTGCTGCTCTACATTTATTGATGCGTCCAGAAATTATGGGTGTGGactgtggagaagatgatcgGATCAACTATGGAAGACAATTCATGAGATTCTTTGATGCTGGTTCTCATGCATTTGATGGCCTTAGTTACCTGCATATAGAATGTGTGACGCTCAGCATAAATGACATGGCCAATGTTCTAGATAAATGCAACAAGCTGCAGCACCTCAGCCTACACCGTTGCGACTGTGGGACTCAATCTGTATTGAACATAGAGCATGCACAGCTTACCACACTTAAATTTTCATATTGCGGATTTGAAACGGTCCAGCTTACATGTCTTCCAAGGCTCATCAGTGTGACTTGTCAGGCTTGGACAGCTTCAGAGAATCAATACCCCCTATCCTTTGGCTATGTTCCTCAACTGTTAAAGATAATCCTACGTAATGGATGCACAGTACTCCACAAAGTAATTCAGCTAAGTGAGTTCCTAAGTAATTTGATGATATATGAACTGGATTTGGACTTCGCATGTGAAAGG ATTTGGATTCAACCAGAATCTCTGAAACAAGCAGGTCCTTCATTGCAGAATCTGCAGTTCCTTTGTCTTCGAGGCATTCACGAAGAGTGTGATCTCGATTGGACATTGTTTGTCTTAGAAGCTGCACCGCTTTTAAAGAAAATGCATGTACAG GTGTGGAACCATAGAAGGTGTCCACACGAGGAGGAAGTCCCGCTGGAGCTATACGAAGCACTCTATCAAAGGACATGGATATATGATTCATTAACGTGGGAAGCACCTAGTGATTTGAAGCATTATGGTTTGGACGATCTTATAATCTATGGATACCAGATCGAAGAGAAGTTTACCAGATACATAAGGCGTATCGTTGAAGCAGCTGTTAATCTAGAACGGATAATATTGCTTGATGGAGCTACCTGTGAAAGATGTAAGTTTTCTCCTTCAACAAGGTTCCCACGAACTGAGGAGGAGAGATCTATGACAAGGAAACAGATCTTGGAGTGGAGTTCAAGGCCTATTAAAATAGGAATTGCCGTCTGA
- the LOC136493784 gene encoding putative F-box/LRR-repeat protein At3g58880 isoform X2: MADLEFIHPDQAVEKATEELEQGNLASTLEQEQEDRLSGLPDDILFSILERLELFEAARTSVLSTRWRYLFHFRSRINMDIRSFYKRYKGELSRDGVVQMNASMVKMVKNMLAHKIEYPISLLRVRFILMEECIDIIHCVDNAMANRKIAALHLLMRPEIMGVDCGEDDRINYGRQFMRFFDAGSHAFDGLSYLHIECVTLSINDMANVLDKCNKLQHLSLHRCDCGTQSVLNIEHAQLTTLKFSYCGFETVQLTCLPRLISVTCQAWTASENQYPLSFGYVPQLLKIILRNGCTVLHKVIQLSEFLSNLMIYELDLDFACERIWIQPESLKQAGPSLQNLQFLCLRGIHEECDLDWTLFVLEAAPLLKKMHVQVWNHRRCPHEEEVPLELYEALYQRTWIYDSLTWEAPSDLKHYGLDDLIIYGYQIEEKFTRYIRRIVEAAVNLERIILLDGATCERCKFSPSTRFPRTEEERSMTRKQILEWSSRPIKIGIAV; encoded by the exons ATGGCGGATCTGGAATTCATCCACCCGGATCAGGCCGTCGAGAAGGCTACGGAG GAACTGGAGCAAGGCAATCTTGCATCAACACTCGAGCAGGAGCAAGAAGATAGGCTTAGTGGCCTTCCAGATGATATTCTCTTCTCCATCTTAGAGAGACTAGAATTATTCGAGGCTGCAAGGACTAGTGTTCTTTCAACACGGTGGAGGTATCTATTCCATTTCCGTTCAAGGATCAACATGGACATTCGATCATTCTATAAAAGATACAAGGGTGAGCTTTCTCGTGACGGTGTAGTGCAGATGAATGCTAGCATGGTCAAAATGGTAAAGAATATGTTGGCACACAAGATTGAATATCCTATCAGCCTTTTGAGGGTAAGGTTCATCTTGATGGAAGAGTGTATTGACATCATACATTGTGTTGACAATGCCATGGCAAACCGAAAAATTGCTGCTCTACATTTATTGATGCGTCCAGAAATTATGGGTGTGGactgtggagaagatgatcgGATCAACTATGGAAGACAATTCATGAGATTCTTTGATGCTGGTTCTCATGCATTTGATGGCCTTAGTTACCTGCATATAGAATGTGTGACGCTCAGCATAAATGACATGGCCAATGTTCTAGATAAATGCAACAAGCTGCAGCACCTCAGCCTACACCGTTGCGACTGTGGGACTCAATCTGTATTGAACATAGAGCATGCACAGCTTACCACACTTAAATTTTCATATTGCGGATTTGAAACGGTCCAGCTTACATGTCTTCCAAGGCTCATCAGTGTGACTTGTCAGGCTTGGACAGCTTCAGAGAATCAATACCCCCTATCCTTTGGCTATGTTCCTCAACTGTTAAAGATAATCCTACGTAATGGATGCACAGTACTCCACAAAGTAATTCAGCTAAGTGAGTTCCTAAGTAATTTGATGATATATGAACTGGATTTGGACTTCGCATGTGAAAGG ATTTGGATTCAACCAGAATCTCTGAAACAAGCAGGTCCTTCATTGCAGAATCTGCAGTTCCTTTGTCTTCGAGGCATTCACGAAGAGTGTGATCTCGATTGGACATTGTTTGTCTTAGAAGCTGCACCGCTTTTAAAGAAAATGCATGTACAG GTGTGGAACCATAGAAGGTGTCCACACGAGGAGGAAGTCCCGCTGGAGCTATACGAAGCACTCTATCAAAGGACATGGATATATGATTCATTAACGTGGGAAGCACCTAGTGATTTGAAGCATTATGGTTTGGACGATCTTATAATCTATGGATACCAGATCGAAGAGAAGTTTACCAGATACATAAGGCGTATCGTTGAAGCAGCTGTTAATCTAGAACGGATAATATTGCTTGATGGAGCTACCTGTGAAAGATGTAAGTTTTCTCCTTCAACAAGGTTCCCACGAACTGAGGAGGAGAGATCTATGACAAGGAAACAGATCTTGGAGTGGAGTTCAAGGCCTATTAAAATAGGAATTGCCGTCTGA